One genomic segment of Helianthus annuus cultivar XRQ/B chromosome 14, HanXRQr2.0-SUNRISE, whole genome shotgun sequence includes these proteins:
- the LOC110904069 gene encoding high affinity nitrate transporter 2.7 translates to MEPQKFSIAVDSDHKATEFRPLSLSSPHMRAFHLAWLSLFTCFFSTFSIPPLLPIIRQDLHLSPSDVGTAGIAAFAGSIISRLAMGPACDVFGPRLASATLSLATAPILLSATFISTPLHFILLRFFVGFSLANFVANQFWMSSMFSRCTVGLANGVAAGWANVGSGLSQLVMPFIFSVLNTYFDLTQSVSWRTALVVPAVFQAMMAIMVLAYGQELPDGSYRNIKKREKNSKDDTIDSKDDAIGVFLNGIKNYRGWVLGLTYGYCFGVELTMDNIIAEYFYDRFGVNLETAGVIAASFGFANWVSRPTGGIVSDKLGKRFGMRGRLWGLWVVQTVAGVMCLWLGEVKSLWGSIAVMCGFSFFVQAASGLTFGVVPFVSKRSMGVISGMTGSGGTVGAVVTQLLLFSGSTKFSTQTGISLMGVMMITSTLSLTTIYFPQWGGMLCGPSSEHQHCQLLA, encoded by the exons ATGGAACCTCAAAAGTTCTCAATTGCAGTGGACTCCGATCACAAAGCCACCGAATTCCGGCCACTTTCCCTCTCCTCACCGCACATGCGGGCGTTCCACCTTGCATGGCTCTCTCTCTTCACCTGCTTCTTCTCCACCTTCTCCATCCCTCCCCTCCTCCCCATCATCCGTCAAGACCTTCATCTCTCCCCTTCCGACGTCGGCACCGCCGGAATTGCTGCTTTCGCTGGCTCGATCATTTCCCGCCTCGCCATGGGCCCCGCCTGCGACGTGTTCGGCCCGCGCCTCGCCTCCGCCACTCTCTCTCTCGCCACCGCCCCCATCCTCCTCTCCGCCACATTCATCTCCACTCCATTACACTTCATCTTACTTCGTTTCTTCGTCGGGTTCTCCCTGGCGAACTTTGTCGCGAACCAGTTCTGGATGAGCTCTATGTTTTCCAGATGCACCGTTGGACTGGCCAACGGTGTAGCTGCTGGGTGGGCCAATGTGGGGTCGGGCCTCAGCCAGTTAGTTATGCCCTTTATCTTTTCAGTACTAAATACATATTTTGATCTAACGCAGTCTGTCAGCTGGCGGACTGCATTAGTAGTTCCAGCTGTATTTCAGGCAATGATGGCAATTATGGTCTTGGCCTACGGTCAGGAACTACCGGATGGCAGCTATAGAAATATTAAAAAGCGTGAAAAAAACTCGAAAGATGATACCATCGACTCGAAAGATGATGCTATCGGTGTGTTTCTCAACGGGATAAAGAATTATAGAG GTTGGGTTTTGGGTTTAACGTATGGATACTGTTTCGGAGTGGAGCTCACCATGGATAACATAATCGCGGAGTATTTTTACGATAGATTTGGAGTAAACTTGGAGACCGCTGGGGTGATAGCGGCGAGCTTCGGGTTTGCAAATTGGGTGTCACGGCCGACAGGAGGGATTGTTTCGGACAAGTTAGGGAAGAGGTTTGGGATGAGAGGGAGGTTGTGGGGGTTGTGGGTGGTGCAAACGGTGGCTGGGGTGATGTGTTTATGGTTGGGTGAAGTTAAGTCCTTGTGGGGTTCGATTGCGGTGATGTGTGGTTTCTCATTTTTTGTTCAAGCAGCGTCGGGCCTTACGTTTGGGGTTGTCCCATTTGTTTCCAAAAG ATCAATGGGAGTGATATCAGGAATGACTGGGAGTGGAGGTACAGTGGGAGCTGTGGTGACACAATTGCTACTATTTTCAGGGTCCACCAAATTTTCAACCCAAACTGGAATTTCACTCATGGGTGTCATGATGATTACATCAACTCTTTCACTTACCACCATCTACTTCCCTCAATGGGGTGGCATGTTATGTGGCCCTTCTTCTGAACACCAACATTGCCAATTGCTCGCCTGA
- the LOC110904070 gene encoding zinc finger CCCH domain-containing protein 41 — translation MELKASDQEPAHLPSISESNPDEKEISDDDDDDRNHKHRRRDDARSQSQEREAAEQVYAKPYKRGNRSFENGHIYKESGSQSSEPWKNNRRHSDLNQRIRGDFGSIRGRGVWNQHDIASQMGPGPGMFGGRGLPTVSNAYGPSWGAFAMVPGLPNGGLDPLHPLGLQGAYRSLNPSMNMGMGLPRQRCRDFEEQGFCLRGDMCPMEHGVNRIVVEDVQSLSQFNLPVSLQNANTSAVPPVPLPASGTSTNSFKPSHGKTGKRGVGSSGSGLNEAFIGSADGIGSDFYDPDQPLWGNNSQTAPALQSTSQSNIKESGSLLDPIPSADHRVGPLDDSDEHVVKSDRTATGRVNINSTKGKTEMRGNMVSKASSLIEKQGALNNKQDNANSSLKMQSGNEKIVRKPSQKAQCTLFVNGVPLQQNRRETLISHFHKFGEVIDIRIPLNSERAFVQFSKREEAEAALTAPDAVMGNRFIKLFWANRDNIPVNGTISGYNIPPVPPRGTPVSSSHNDIIAPASDHPKPVVAKTPKPPPPSQKKLENLEVLKEELRKKQEMLDQKRNDFRRKLDKLAKQATASKGDVEPEQVAKKQKVGIVADSVKAETILSSPGAEVIGNGKKSMESAVPQRSKSTAVVVVQEAPALKPSLRPLPHVGPSVATNRFKLDNRPTAFKIISSLPVDLANVAVLKEHFSQFGDLSKVELDDLEPADSKNDSGNVKYSAYVYFTTRQSAEKAFSNGKCLNGHNLQFSWLKSSNHGKNGETPSTPKGNSDASVEPVVEIPKTDSQKSGDEEAEKLEQKDVEKELVLMETDESNNAS, via the exons ATGGAGCTTAAAGCTTCAGATCAAGAACCAGCTCACTTACCTTCCATATCTGAAAGCAATCCCGATGAGAAAGAAATCAGtgatgatgacgatgacgatCGCAACCATAAACACCGTAGAAGAGACGATGCAAGATCTCAATCACAAGAAAGAGAAGCTGCTGAACAAGTATATGCTAAACCATATAAACGGGGAAACAGATCTTTCGAAAACGGCCATATTTACAAGGAATCTGGCTCTCAGTCCAGTGAACCATGGAAAAACAACAGAAGACATTCGGATTTGAACCAAAGGATTAGGGGGGACTTTGGTTCAATCAGGGGTAGAGGTGTTTGGAACCAACATGATATTGCTTCTCAGATGGGTCCCGGTCCTGGTATGTTTGGTGGGCGCGGTTTACCAACTGTTTCGAATGCGTATGGTCCATCCTGGGGTGCGTTTGCGATGGTTCCAGGGTTACCAAATGGTGGTCTGGACCCGTTACATCCTCTTGGTTTACAAGGAGCTTATAGATCTCTTAATCCTTCTATGAATATGGGTATGGGACTTCCACGTCAGCGATGTAGAGATTTTGAGGAACAAGGTTTTTGTCTTAGAGGTGACATGTGTCCGATGGAGCATGGTGTTAACCGTATTGTTGTTGAAGATGTTCAG AGCCTTTCACAGTTTAATCTCCCGGTATCACTTCAAAATGCAAATACGTCCGCAGTACCACCGGTACCTTTACCTGCTTCTGGTACCTCAACGAATTCATTCAAACCATCACATGGAAAAACTGGCAAACGTGGAGTGGGTTCTAGTGGGTCAGGTTTAAATGAAGCATTCATTGGTTCAGCTGACGGTATCGGTTCTGACTTTTATGATCCTGACCAGCCTCTATGGGGCAATAATTCTCAAACAGCACCTGCATTGCAATCGACAAGTCAGTCTAACATAAAGGAAAGTGGGTCTTTGTTGGATCCGATCCCATCTGCAGATCATCGTGTTGGCCCACTTGATGACTCTGATGAACATGTGGTCAAAAGTGATCGGACCGCAACAGGAAGAGTTAACATTAACAGTACAAAAGGCAAAACCGAAATGCGAGGAAATATGGTTTCTAAAGCAAGTTCTTTAATTGAAAAACAGGGGGCATTAAATAATAAACAAGACAATGCAAACTCATCTCTGAAAATGCAAAGTGGAAATGAAAAAATTGTGCGTAAGCCATCTCAAAAGGCACAATGTACGTTATTTGTGAACGGTGTTCCACTACAACAGAACCGAAGggaaaccctaatttcacatTTTCACAAGTTTGGTGAAGTGATTGATATCCGTATTCCTTTAAATAGTGAACGAGCTTTTGTTCAGTTTTCCAAAAGAGAAGAAGCAGAAGCTGCTTTAACGGCACCTGATGCTGTGATGGGTAATCGCTTTATTAAACTATTTTGGGCTAATCGTGATAACATTCCAGTTAACGGAACAATCAGTGGCTATAACATACCACCTGTGCCACCACGTGGCACGCCAGTTTCATCTTCACATAATGACATAATTGCCCCTGCTTCTGATCACCCAAAGCCCGTGGTTGCCAAAACTCCAAAACCACCTCCACCTTCACAAAAGAAGCTTGAGAATTTAGAGGTTTTGAAGGAAGAGCTTCGCAAAAAACAAGAAATGCTTGATCAGAAGAGAAATGACTTTCGCCGCAAGTTAGACAAACTTGCGAAACAG GCTACAGCTTCAAAAGGAGACGTAGAACCTGAACAGGTGGCGAAAAAACAGAAAGTAGGAATTGTAGCTGATTCTGTAAAAGCTGAAACCATTTTATCTTCACCGGGAGCTGAAGTGATAGGTAATGGTAAAAAATCTATGGAATCTGCTGTGCCACAAAGATCCAAATCGACGGCTGTGGTTGTAGTACAAGAAGCACCAGCGTTGAAACCATCACTACGCCCATTGCCACATGTTGGTCCGTCAGTTGCTACCAATCGGTTCAAACTCGACAATCGTCCCACTGCATTTAAGATAATTTCATCTCTGCCAGTTGATCTTGCCAAT GTTGCAGTTTTGAAGGAACACTTTTCACAGTTCGGTGATCTTTCTAAGGTGGAATTAGATGATCTAGAGCCTGCCGATAGCAAAAATGACTCTGGAAACGTTAAATATTCAGCTTATGTATACTTCACAACCCGACAATCAGCTGAAAAggcattttcaaatggtaaatgTTTGAATGGTCACAACTTACagttttcatggttaaaatcTAGTAACCATGGTAAAAATGGTGAAACTCCATCTACTCCTAAAGGAAATTCAGATGCTTCTGTTGAGCCTGTGGTTGAAATCCCGAAAACCGATTCTCAGAAATCTGGAGATGAAGAAGCTGAAAAGCTTGAACAGAAGGACGTTGAAAAAGAATTAGTATTGATGGAAACAGATGAAAGTAACAACGCGAGTTAA
- the LOC110907503 gene encoding 60S ribosomal protein L4, with product MAVAARPLVSVQPLKSDMATDGHRIETVLELLLVISDTVEGVEKTKSAINVLKHIGAYSDAEKAKDSSRSRPGKGKMGNRRYINRKGPLIVCGTEGAKSVKAFRNNPRVEICNVERLNLLKLAPGGHLGRFVIWTKSAFEKLDSIYGSFENKSEKKKGYVLPRAKMVNADLARIINSDEVQSVVSPIKMEVKRAPMKNNPLKNLNIIYN from the coding sequence ATGGCCGTCGCCGCCCGCCCACTCGTCTCCGTCCAGCCACTCAAATCCGACATGGCCACCGACGGACACCGGATCGAGACTGTTCTAGAGCTGCTGTTGGTGATTAGTGATACCGTTGAAGGTGTTGAGAAGACGAAGAGTGCGATCAACGTGTTGAAGCATATTGGAGCTTATTCTGATGCTGAAAAAGCTAAGGACTCTTCTAGAAGTCGTCCTGGAAAGGGGAAGATGGGGAACAGGAGGTATATTAACCGAAAAGGACCGTTGATTGTGTGCGGAACTGAAGGTGCTAAGTCAGTTAAGGCTTTTAGGAACAATCCTAGAGTTGAGATTTGCAACGTTGAGAGGTTGAATTTGCTGAAATTGGCTCCTGGAGGTCATCTTGGAAGGTTTGTGATCTGGACGAAATCGGCGTTTGAGAAGTTGGATTCGATTTATGGATCGTTTGAAAATAAGAGTGAGAAGAAGAAGGGTTATGTGTTGCCCAGGGCTAAGATGGTGAATGCTGATTTGGCTAGGATTATTAATTCAGATGAGGTACAGTCGGTTGTGAGTCCGATTAAGATGGAGGTGAAGAGGGCTCCGATGAAGAATAATCCTTTGAAGAATTTGAacattatatataattaa